A genome region from Anastrepha obliqua isolate idAnaObli1 chromosome 4, idAnaObli1_1.0, whole genome shotgun sequence includes the following:
- the LOC129245842 gene encoding odorant receptor 10a, producing the protein MNFKFMSRSFPLYDYYFYMPKLCLGSMGFWPLNTCRKHAVNIGAWVNLIILAIGVFTEIHAGCTVLKADLELALDTLCPAGTSAVTLLKMALIFYYHKDLAWVLKRMQSLMYEPDVQTNPVKKHIIRVHAIMAARLNFIPFVMGFITCTSYNLKPLLVTLIRYFQGQQQMWKLPFNMTMPAFLLRSPYFPFTYLFTAYTGYITIFMYGGCDAFYFEFCSNTAALLKLLQEDLKFIIGFGEDKLSLTAEEITLMERRLVHFIKRHNGIIELTRYFGKRYTVITLAHFVSAGLVIGASIFDLMTFSGFGIVIYIGYTIAVLGQLFIYCYGGSMVSESSVELATVAFGCDWYACNPKLRRYLLMIIIRSQRAISMSVPFFSPSLVTFTSILQTSGSIIALASSFK; encoded by the exons ATGAACTTCAAATTTATGTCACGTTCATTTCCACtgtatgattattatttttatatgccgAAGCTTTGTCTTGGTTCGATGGGCTTTTGGCCACTGAACACGTGCCGAAAACATGCTGTCAATATTGGTGCTTGGGTGAACCTCATCATTTTGGCCATTGGCGTTTTCACCGAAATCCATGCTGGCTGCACCGTTTTGAAGGCGGACTTGGAATTGGCGTTGGACACACTTTGCCCGGCAGGCACCTCGGCTGTGACACTACTGAAAATGGCGTTGATATTTTACTATCACAAGGACTTAGCATGGGTACTAAAGCGTATGCAGAGCTTGATGTATGAGCCGGATG TGCAAACAAATCCCGTTAAGAAGCATATTATACGCGTACACGCCATTATGGCAGCACGCCTCAATTTCATACCGTTTGTTATGGGTTTCATTACTTGCACCTCGTACAATTTGAAGCCGTTGCTAGTGACTCTAATACGCTATTTTCAAGGACAACAGCAGATGTGGAAATTGCCCTTCAATATGAC CATGCCAGCTTTTCTACTGCGGTCACCGTACTTTCCTTTCACTTATTTGTTCACCGCCTATACAGGctatattacaattttcatGTACGGCGGCTGCGATGcgttttactttgaattttgcTCCAATACTGCAGCGCTGCTTAAACTACTGCAGGAAGATTTGAAATTCATTATCGGCTTTGGAGAAG ACAAACTTAGCTTAACAGCAGAGGAGATCACACTAATGGAAAGGCGTTTGGTGCACTTCATAAAACGTCACAATGGCATTATCGAACTGACACGTTACTTCGGCAAACGTTACACCGTCATCACATTGGCACACTTTGTTTCGGCTGGTCTAGTGATTGGCGCAAGCATTTTTGATCTCATGACG TTTTCCGGTTTCGGCATTGTCATCTACATTGGCTACACAATTGCCGTTTTGGGCCAGCTTTTCATTTACTGCTATGGTGGCAGCATGGTGTCAGAGAGT AGTGTGGAGCTGGCCACAGTAGCATTTGGCTGCGATTGGTATGCCTGTAATCCGAAATTGCGTCGCTACCTACTGATGATCATTATCCGCTCGCAGCGTGCCATCAGTATGTCAGTGCCGTTCTTTTCACCCTCGCTAGTCACATTTACTTCG ATACTACAAACATCCGGTTCGATAATAGCTTTGGCCTCCTcattcaaataa